The Bombus pascuorum chromosome 11, iyBomPasc1.1, whole genome shotgun sequence genome includes the window aataatataaatagacaCGAACATAATACATTATAAGATACTaatcctttcttcttctctttctttgtctTGTGTCATCtttaattctctttttatttattgtttatcgtcATATCCACTAGTAAGATATTCGTGACTACAGTTACatgtattgtataaatatataaatgttaaaaaatatttacatgcTTAATTTGCatctatatttctttcaagaaGTTTAGAGGTTTTTTACGTTTTGTTCTACTAGTTAGAAacgattatatatattatcgaaTATCGTTAGGTTGCACCCTGTGTCCTTGAATTTGGTTCAATGTAGAGCAAATATAGCAAAGTATATCTCCGATGGTGTTGTTGGTGTTGCAGTATTCACAGGGCACCGGATTCTGTTTTCTGATAAGATGAGAATGTGTGATGTTGGAGCGACTTATCCTGAGCTTGTGAAAGACATAGCCGAACTTATTTCATATGCGTTTTTCCAAGCCTGCCCCGTGGTCGTAATTTCGTATATCCGTACACACCTAGTAAGTACAAAATCCTTCTAAGTTTGTTAACGAGCTATCTCCACTACTCCACGAAACTAATCGCTCGAAACAATTCCCGGTGTTACCTATAATTTGTACCAACGGGACGATaacgtaattattaataaactgccgaaacaaaaaacgtacttttgcttttataatttttatttcattgttataacataatttcaGTTGGATTGTTCAGATTTTTACGAACAAAATGATGCTGATCAtgactatataaaatatatctatcgATATATCCTAGCGTATGTACTTTCAttgtaatattgaaattaaaatttaactttgcattttttacattattgtattttgtttcatataaGTCACATGCTTTACGTTTCTAAtacaaatgttaaaatattttgtatgctacaattataattatgttgtatatgtacatacgtgaCATACGCCATCAAAGCGTATGCGCAGAAAGAGTTGTTGTATACCTGTTCGTAGTACATAAAATCGTAGACACCTTATTCATTAGAACTTAGCAGTTTAGTAATATGTAGAAGTCTCTTATAGGAGCTCTTGTTCTTCATGAAACACCCTACCAAGTTACTAGCTTTCTTACATTCGTTGGCACCAGCTGAAATAACCATAAATAGGaatcattaaattatacatttcaaATGGCAActaatttactaaaaattttatttagttattaAAATGAAGAATTAAACTTTTtgcttattattaataatttaaattttttcataagtGTTTAAATGCTAAgcaatttgttaaaaattttatttaatatttaaaatacagtgggattttgtaataacaattttttactcACTAATGTTTTGACATTTTCTGACAAGTTTATTAGCTGTATTCCAGGGACTTCCCCAGACTATCAGCTGGTGTCTGgcaacattattttttatccagAGGTTTCCATTCTCCTCTACCTGTAttgcagaaataaaaataatatttctttcattttcttctctatAAGACTtcatttataacttataatttcatttataatttataaaggaGAGTAAAACATGCCTTATCAACATAGAAATCCTGGAATCAATCTTTTTGatataagtttaatttttgtattcataaccttttctaattaatgtaaaagaatgtaaatcgaactttttataaaagatgGATAGGACGAGAATGTCCAATGGGATTTCTTTCTGtgacaatatttaaatactttcctctatatatattgataaacAAAATAGTCAACTAACAACGATAAAGAATGtacttatataaaatatgtatcttATGTAAGacgaaatatgaaacaaaatttgaagaaatatttttatattgatataaaCGGGAAAAACATCGAACATCTGTCACAGATATTCTCTTCATGACTTCCACTGAGCTCGATCTTCATACATGTTACCAAGTCGCGTGATTTCTTCAAAAAGCTTTAGCTGTCGCGTTGTCTTTTAAAAAGCTATTTGAGCTTCGTGAGGAAAGGGAATACAAATGCTAAGTCTATAATTGTCTTCTTTCATATGAACTAgggttaaataaaaatgttcggaCCTAACCCCAATCTACTTATGATAATGTacttacaataaaatatttataggtACTCCCGTAGTTTACGCGCgcttttttgaatttttcccaCGTTGAAATTCAGAGCACTGAGCAGAAGTCACATTCTGTTTTCTGGTGGAGTTTGGAATACTTTTAGGGATTACTCCTGTGTTTTTTCGTTTGCAATTCCTGGGATTTTGtgcgtttctttctctcacaTGGAGGAGGTTTGGGTAGTATTTTAAATTGCACAGCAGACAATGAACAAACTAACCCAAACCTAACCCAAAAACAAAACGATAAATATGGGAGTATCTGTATAcaacacatatgtatatatcatgtGTTGACTTGTTAAATGTGTACTCAGCGTCGAAAAGATACGTTTTActtataaaagttattttattaatgtgtttttaaaaaacaacAAGCGGCGGCTAAAGCTTTATAAACGTTAACCAGGAGGGTAACTTTCATAACTTATGCGAAGGTCAAGGTCACTGGAGGCTAGTCCCCTAAACAGAAGTTTTACCTCTTTTCTTtcacataatttaatttaaagaatacttcgtataatttgatttaaataattctgttACTTACGATACCCATCTTCCTCAGAATGCAGTAAGTGAAACAGCCAAGTCTCTCGTCGTTCATAGGTATAGTTTGTCTCTTCACATCTTCTATTAACTCTGAAAACCGAATAATATTGGCTAAGGCTTTCCATTCATTTTAGTTTAAATTTATTCTGTTGTTTGCTACTTACGTAGATTAATGCTAGTCTCTATGGCGCAAGATGTCCTAAATCGTGCCAATTGGGCTTTTCTGAGATCTGAGAGAGCCTGAAAATATTAGGATATATCATAAAGGCtctaaaatatgaataaatatttaatgaaatgtcATTAATAGTCTGTTCAAATGATTTGAGAGTTTGCAGCTTGTAAACATATAATTCAAATATGAATCACTTTTTTCGATAAGATAGTTAACTTTTTAGTCGAGAGAACCCGAACATTTCGGGCCGAGAATTTTTCTTCAGGTCGAATTCTTGATACTTTCGAGTTTTCGCACACCTCtacttttttttcataaaagatataacttagaaaaaacgaagctggcaccccgctgggggtagccacccacatgctatatttatttttattttattttttttttcaccaataagatataacactataccaaatgtccataaggacaaattgtaaaaaaaccaaaataaaataaaaaaaaaacctctactttttatcataaaagatataatcataaaagatataacttagaaaacatgaagctggcaccccgctgggggtaatcacccacatgctatatttattttattttattttatttatttaccaatgagatataacactttaccaaatgtccttcaggacaaattgtaaagaccaaaataaaataaaaaaaaaacctctACTTTTTAGAGTTATCAGATCCTTCCAGAAAAtcaaagagaagaaattttatgatcgaattgttatatttctgttattttagatattaaaagAGTCCTGATTTTACAATCAATGAATTCTTTCTTATAcatcgttttaattataaaataacaagcCATGAAATTATCATtcaattcgattaaaaatagtGAGATTATATTATCCATTTATGACGATATTTACAATGAATTTTCAACACCgaaataattacgaattatAATACTCGAAACTTAATTCTTTCAGAAAGTAATTCAGTTgtacgattaaaattaattaccatGCAACGATgagaacaaaaatataaaaatttaaaacattgaTACAGATCAtatatgaaagaaagaaacagtcTATTAAGAAGATTAGATGATTGCAGCCAGGATGATGACAGAAAGAACGGGAAGAgtaaaaattgtcaaaatttACCAATGCTCCGACTAAGCAGAAGGCAAAGACGACAACGAGAGTCTTCATCTTCCTTTTGAAGTTGTTGTAGAGCTCGAGTAAGAAAGATCTATCTATATTGAATGTTCACTAAGAACTAAGTACGCATTATATGTTGCTTGAGTTTTTATAGTTATAGGTACAATCATTAATAATGACACGTCCTGTAATTTCTCCCTCCATTGGGTGCCCGCAAGCAGTACTGTATTTTTCGGATGGAACTGTACCGATATTTCGCTTCTTGCCACCTATCAGAATACATGTACTTGAAAAGAGAACGGTTGTTAACATcgaaagattaataaaaatatatctagaTCATTTATTCCGTTTTTGAGGCATTTGAGAATAAAAGAGTAGCTTCTCCTAGATAAAGATATGATGTGAACAAAGCtggattttatttaaataattgtttatttttcatatcgaTGACGACTTGCTCCTgagaaataaagatttttgtttcttaaagGTTCGTACCTTTAAACtcataaatattgattttcgaTACAGAAATCATTATTTAACATatcattaaaatgtataagTCCGATAGAGCACGAGATTAATGAGTATACTATTAGACTTTTACGCAGATAGTCTCGTTAATTTGTACTTGGACATGCAATTTTAGATGTTACAAGCTTGCCGTATAAGTTGATCTTGATGAGTACGATCGACAGAGTCTGCAGAATAATTTCTTACACAATACACTTTCCTGAATTTCATCGCACCCACTGTCATTGTCGCTTTCATTGTCTGGCACGAGATTTTATTCTCTATCCGAAGTGAAGATCACGGTGAAGGATCGCTATGTAGAATGATCGCTGGTGGCTTTGTTCACTAAATTATAcgtcttaattaattaagtataaTGATTATTTTCCTTGCTTAATCGCGTGAGACaacatttaaattacaatatttaatgaaaatttaagtaAGCGAATAATCAAAGCGTAGATagtatacttttataattcTCATAGCTATAGCAAATACGAGTCTATGATCTTATAAATTAACACGGAAGGAAGGCCAAAGTTAGAATGCCAAAAGAGAATATCTCAAATTGATTCAATTCTTAATACACTGACGTATAATGAAACTGCAAATTGAATAGCTCTTTTTGTTATGCGGCATTAACTCGTAACCGATAAGGATGAATGAAACTATGCACTGAATAATactgaaaacattttttctattttgttctaggataataatagtatattatttttatgcaagTGGATTCATGGGAAAGACCGATAAAAAGAGTTTGAGGTAATTTCTCGAGATTCAGCCATTGTACaggagaaataataaatgtaattgtaCAATATAAACGATTTCATCTTGTGGAATTGGAAAGAGCAGAAATTACATTTACCATCCTTGTCAAGATACTGAGACGAATTATAAACTTACAATTACATATGATAACAGTGgcataaatatatcataatggTGCGTTTAGCATGGTTTTTTACACCAAGCTATTGCTCGTAAACGAATCCTCGCTGTTTCCCCCACtctaatacaatataaaataaaaaccatTAGGTTATGTCTTCATGATGAAAGAAACTGTCATTTAAAGTAAGCAGAACGGAAAGTGAAGCTGTCATTTGAACTTAACCAAACATGTGCAAGAATGCGCCATGAAATCATACGCTTATTCATTCGGCGAACATATGCTCGCTTACgcttttattctttaattttagtaGAGTGGGGAGAGAACAAGCATTTGTTCGTTTAGTGAGGCTTGATCTAAACTATGACACGATCGTGGTTTAAAGTAGTCTAAACCACCTAAACCACAGTCTAAACATATCGTAACTCTTTGTGGCTGGATAAGCACCAGGAAAACAGTGACATGaacgtacataaaatattcattttaaatagTTCCTTGAATCAATTGAAGTGAACTGCAAGCAAGAAAagtttaaatagaaatacatttatctttaataataCGTTATCGTATATACATTTCCTACATATTCTGCGATATGAAGTGAATATAGGTCAATGTTGGaagcttttattttaattgtcatTGTTATTACTCTCcaattttctatcattttatGAATAACTTTTGTTTTTCGACTAATGAAATCCTTCTCGTTTGAATAATATACGTCAATACCATAATTAACttatagattattatttatttattattaacttaaCTTAGGATTTCCATTTCGTTAAAGATTTTCTCCAGTATATTCTGTTACGTTATTTATAAGACAAAGTGGTAAAATACAGGATTCTTTTAAATGACAGAAAACAGTGCTGCCATCAGTATCGAGACTTCCAACTATTTGATGCGTTAAGACGTCTATGCTCATACATGCACCAACACATTAAAGAATAGCTTAGTCGTTGCATtacagaatattaaattagtcGTGTGTAGTATGAAAGTACAACTGCCACATTGCCTTATAAAACATGGGAGATAAAGgtaaaaaatttttactttaatacGTAACCATTTCTCCTTTGTACAGTCATTTTTATCACTATTAAGATTCAtccttttatattctttacagTACGAATGTATACCATTGAAACTTGACgagagttaattaattaatcttttaaataattgaaatatcattatattcattacaaattgaaattttcttagaaTATTCTATGTTTCGATAGTTTGTTCAAAGCCGGTCAGTGGTTGGCGTATTAGGTTATGATACGTTCCTAATTGGGTCATTTGAAAGCGCGCCACTTCGAAAGTATGGTGTATCTGCTATCGAAAGGACTTTACTGTTAATGCATTCgaaacatttcaatttctctttctttttttagacTTTCCCGCTTTTATTTACTATACTTGTCAAGGTTAATTCCTTTTATTATGTAACCTCATATAATTTACTACAGAATGGCCAACAGCTGATATCTAATCAACATTCGAGTTTTATCActccataaattgaaaaattgatctAACTGTTATAACGCgataaatattgtacattatcgaataaaaagtaaattcgTAACATCCACACTTCACGATAGTACAGACAGAGATGATGTCACTTAACTGAGTATAACAGTATATGCAGATATGAATTAAATAGTACTTATATTCATGTACTTCTAATACGATTTTTGTGACTAATAAAtagcatattatattttgtctTAATATTGTGTActattgataatattaattcgttgaaatcaatgtatgtacatattgaGGTTACTCATAAccttatattttgtatacctCGGTATTGTACGTTGCTaatatagaatttcatttgttacctgtatttcatattttatatacacagtttcacataatatttaatttgttgtaTGTCTGtttctttgaaacattttatattctataccggaaattaataataatacatacatacatatgtacatcaGTATTAAATCATAAAGCTCAAACGAAAATTTACATCATGTAAACCATTATAAGCTGTCCACTCcagtacattttttaattttcttattttagaaattaatgaaattaggtaaatgcaattaaatgttttactattgaaagtaaaaaagttATTGATTTCAgttactaataatattatgataatgtTACAGGACAATAATGTTTAACAAAATTCACATGggatcaaattttattcttttaagttttaatatataaaatgcagATTTATcttagtaatttataatttataatttattgaaaaatttgtattaaagatttataatttGCTATAAAAAACTGTATATACAAATAGctataagaaaatttgaaatatattattttattcgaaaatttcgaCTAACATATTTTCCCTATTTATGTTTGTGTAATTACCTACCTAATTGTCTAATTACATTATCATATTGTCTCATTAACAACAAACATGTTTTCATTCCAATTAATTTCTCGATTCTCGGCagatcaataataaataagaaaccGATTGTTATATGCAAATATacgtaaaaaatttcatttcgatatAATAGATCCTAATAATAggctatatattataaataaatataattttcttaaattgataccatattatgtatattaatattagtatataacgcctAATATACTAACATcacgttaatatttatttactacaaaataaatatgttcACATTTCATTGTATTAAGATAAAGAGATCTCACACACAGAATCGTCTCGCAATCGTTTTtcggaaaaataaacgataacgaattgaatttacataatttacacAAGATATATAACAAATGCGTACATGttattcttttgtttattaaaacttATGTTTAGAGCATCATGTGCACTTCAGTGGAGGAAGTAGCCTCGGGAAAGACAACAATATTATGGTACAACCGCAACGACATGGACAGATAGATGCTCATCTCGGATTTCTACAACTTTATCACAggttacattttctttttatatacatatatccaaattatataataaaaacttaaataactaaattctattttgaaatctttttaaaattataatttgttctaGATA containing:
- the LOC132912325 gene encoding uncharacterized protein LOC132912325, with product MKTLVVVFAFCLVGALALSDLRKAQLARFRTSCAIETSINLQLIEDVKRQTIPMNDERLGCFTYCILRKMGIVEENGNLWIKNNVARHQLIVWGSPWNTANKLVRKCQNITGANECKKASNLVGCFMKNKSSYKRLLHITKLLSSNE